The stretch of DNA CGCGCTGCGGCGGCGGCGAACTCGGCCAGCTCGGCGGTGTCGTCCGGCGGCACGGGGATCATCGCGCCCCACCTACCCTTCCGCGCCGAGTTCGACAAGCACGCGGCGCACCGTTTCCCTCGGCACGCCGGTCACCTCGAGAAGACGCCCGGGGGCCACCGGAAGCACCCAGCGCACGTCCCCGTCGATGGCCTTCTTGTCGTGGCGGATCCGTGCGAGGAGGTCGTCCGCGCGCAACCCGCGCAGCGTCGTCGGCAAGCCCAACGTCTGCAACAAGTCGACCAGCTCCCGTTGCCGCGCATCCGTCCACCCGGTGCCGACCGCCAGGGCCAGCGCGCCGGCCGCGACGAGTCCCGCCGCGACGGCCTCGCCGTGCCGCCAGCGCCCGTAACCCGCCGCCGCCTCGATGGCGTGGCCCACGGTGTGGCCGAGGTTCAGGAGGCGGCGCTCGCCGGACTCCCGCGGATCCCTGCCCACGACGGCCGCCTTGATGCGGACGGAGTCGGCCACCAGCCGGCTCAATGCGGCCGCGTCGCGGCGCAGGATGGCCGGGGCGGCGCGGCGGACGAATCCATAATCGTTTTCGTCGGAGATCAGCCCGTGCTTCACCGCTTCCGCAAGGCCCGCGCGGAATTCGGCGTCCGGGAGGGTGTCCAGCGTGTCGAGATCGGCCAGCACGAGGCTCGGCCAGTGGAAGGCGCCCACCAGGTTCTTGCCGGCCGGAAGGTTGACGCCCGTCTTGCCGCCCACGCTGGAGTCGATCTGGGCGAGGAGCGACGTCGGCGCCTGAAGGAGACGCACGCCGCGCAGGAAGGTGGCGGCCGCAAAGCCGGCGAGGTCACCGACGACGCCGCCGCCGAGCGCCACGATACACGAATCGCGGTCGAGGCCTGCGGCCAGGGCGGCCTCGTACACGCCGGTCAGCTG from Clostridia bacterium encodes:
- the aroB gene encoding 3-dehydroquinate synthase is translated as MRPDSRGPDPVRVHVDGERPYDVWIGHGLLRELGARLRQIGGTPRALIVTVPPVERAWREVVTRSCFAAGVEAAWHVIPDGERSKSLEQLTGVYEAALAAGLDRDSCIVALGGGVVGDLAGFAAATFLRGVRLLQAPTSLLAQIDSSVGGKTGVNLPAGKNLVGAFHWPSLVLADLDTLDTLPDAEFRAGLAEAVKHGLISDENDYGFVRRAAPAILRRDAAALSRLVADSVRIKAAVVGRDPRESGERRLLNLGHTVGHAIEAAAGYGRWRHGEAVAAGLVAAGALALAVGTGWTDARQRELVDLLQTLGLPTTLRGLRADDLLARIRHDKKAIDGDVRWVLPVAPGRLLEVTGVPRETVRRVLVELGAEG